From the genome of Bacteroidales bacterium, one region includes:
- a CDS encoding acyltransferase translates to MKIFKLIFNVNWIKSIFFNFRYLKLSQAIKLPILIFNNTLLYKVKGKIIINAPIETGLVKIGPHNVGTKDVKSARTIWECYGNLVINGKTTIGSGSSISIGKNAILTFGKDFSITGNSSIICQKEITFGDNCLLSWDIQILDSDFHKIYNIEGKHINKPKPIVIGNKCWIGARCTILKGVNINDNTIIAANSTITKSFEEKNIIIGNNNDTRIIKKRIRWEI, encoded by the coding sequence ATGAAAATATTTAAATTAATATTCAATGTAAATTGGATAAAAAGTATATTCTTTAATTTTAGATATTTAAAACTCTCGCAGGCTATAAAACTTCCAATACTTATTTTCAATAATACGCTACTATATAAAGTTAAAGGTAAGATTATAATTAATGCTCCCATAGAGACAGGATTAGTAAAGATAGGACCTCACAATGTTGGAACGAAAGATGTAAAATCTGCCAGAACAATATGGGAATGCTACGGAAACTTAGTCATTAATGGCAAAACTACAATTGGGTCAGGCAGTAGTATATCAATAGGAAAAAATGCAATACTTACTTTTGGTAAAGATTTTTCTATTACCGGGAACTCATCAATTATATGTCAAAAGGAGATAACATTTGGGGATAATTGCCTACTATCTTGGGATATACAAATATTAGACTCCGATTTTCATAAAATATATAATATAGAAGGTAAACATATAAACAAACCTAAACCAATAGTAATAGGGAATAAATGTTGGATAGGAGCAAGATGTACCATTTTAAAAGGAGTAAATATTAATGATAATACTATCATTGCCGCAAATTCAACAATTACAAAGAGTTTTGAAGAAAAGAATATCATAATTGGGAACAACAATGATACCCGTATAATAAAGAAGAGGATTAGATGGGAGATATAA
- a CDS encoding S41 family peptidase produces MKQIFKHLTIIAITLIFSYSAYSQKQNFELIKNTNIFNSILKELSLFYVDTIDAEKIITNGINSMLYSLDPYTTYIPKKEEDDLKFMTTGEYAGVGALISKRDSLIQITSIYEGNPAHKDGMKVGDRILEINGESMVGKSNDFVSDHLRGKANSLAVIKVKRPTVDSVVTLNVTRKKIYIPAVPYYGVTQNDIGYIYISSFNTNTASEVKDALLDLKKNHNISSLVLDLRGNPGGLLNEAIGVINLFVPKGKTILETRGRLKELENTYKTSQKPIDTEIPIAVLINEESASASEIVAGAMQDLDRAVIVGNRSFGKGLVQSTRSLPYEGTLKITTAKYYIPSGRLIQAIDYSNKNEDGTTTRIPDSLTTEFKTAAGRIVRDGGGITPDVTYEYPKQSNILYYLTIDYHMFDFATRYVAEHPTIASATEFKLTDDEYNQFKEELKAKNFTYDRESLKLLNKLKELAKFEGYLDDAEETINTLEKLLEHNIDKDLENFKEEIKSELEMEIIERYYYKKGLMSRGVEEDKCIGKAIEILKNPTQYKEILSPQKR; encoded by the coding sequence ATGAAACAGATATTTAAACACCTAACCATAATTGCAATAACACTAATATTCTCATATAGTGCATACTCTCAAAAGCAGAATTTTGAGTTAATAAAAAACACAAATATCTTTAACTCAATATTAAAGGAGTTATCACTATTTTATGTTGATACCATTGATGCCGAGAAGATAATAACAAATGGTATAAACAGTATGCTATACTCGCTCGACCCATATACAACATATATCCCCAAGAAAGAGGAAGATGACCTTAAATTTATGACTACGGGCGAATATGCAGGAGTGGGAGCATTAATATCAAAACGCGACTCACTTATACAAATTACAAGCATATACGAAGGCAACCCTGCTCATAAAGATGGTATGAAGGTTGGCGACCGTATTCTCGAAATCAACGGAGAGTCAATGGTTGGAAAAAGCAACGACTTTGTTAGCGACCACCTAAGAGGCAAAGCAAACTCTCTTGCAGTTATAAAGGTAAAACGCCCAACAGTAGATAGCGTTGTAACCCTAAACGTAACCCGCAAAAAGATATATATCCCAGCGGTACCATACTACGGCGTAACCCAAAACGATATAGGTTACATCTACATATCATCGTTTAACACAAACACCGCATCAGAGGTTAAAGACGCACTACTTGATTTAAAGAAGAACCACAATATCTCATCACTTGTTTTAGACCTCAGAGGTAACCCGGGAGGACTTCTCAACGAAGCAATAGGAGTGATAAATCTTTTTGTTCCAAAAGGGAAAACCATATTAGAAACTCGCGGAAGGCTTAAAGAACTTGAGAACACATACAAAACATCACAAAAGCCAATTGATACCGAGATACCTATTGCTGTATTGATTAACGAAGAGAGTGCATCGGCCTCAGAGATTGTAGCAGGAGCAATGCAAGACCTTGATAGAGCCGTTATTGTAGGTAATCGTTCATTTGGTAAAGGATTGGTGCAAAGTACACGCTCTCTACCATACGAAGGAACACTGAAGATAACTACTGCAAAATACTACATTCCAAGTGGAAGATTAATACAAGCAATAGACTACTCAAACAAAAACGAGGATGGCACAACAACTCGTATCCCCGATTCACTTACAACCGAGTTTAAAACAGCGGCAGGGCGTATAGTTCGCGATGGAGGAGGAATAACACCCGATGTTACATACGAATACCCCAAACAGAGCAATATCCTATACTATCTTACAATAGATTACCATATGTTTGATTTTGCTACTCGCTATGTTGCTGAGCATCCCACAATTGCATCAGCAACAGAGTTTAAATTAACAGATGATGAGTATAATCAATTTAAAGAGGAGTTAAAAGCCAAAAACTTCACTTACGACCGAGAGAGCCTAAAACTATTGAACAAACTAAAAGAATTGGCAAAATTTGAGGGATACCTCGATGATGCCGAAGAGACAATCAATACCCTTGAAAAACTCCTTGAGCATAATATCGACAAAGATTTGGAGAACTTCAAAGAGGAGATAAAATCTGAATTGGAGATGGAGATAATAGAGCGATATTACTACAAAAAGGGATTAATGAGCAGAGGAGTAGAGGAGGACAAATGCATAGGCAAAGCAATTGAAATTCTTAAAAACCCAACTCAATATAAAGAGATACTATCACCACAAAAGAGATAG
- a CDS encoding NUDIX domain-containing protein produces the protein MAHPLEKFQYCPACGSNHFAENGAYSKKCEDCGFTYYDNPKAATVAIIVNSNNEILVCRRAKEPAKGTLDLPGGFTDIGESAEEGVIREVKEETGLDVCEVKFLFSKPNIYPFSGMIVNTMDLFFLCKVKTTEGLIANDDVAETRFIPIKELSPEDFGLRSIREAIADIKLLVFSC, from the coding sequence ATGGCACACCCATTAGAAAAATTCCAATATTGTCCGGCGTGTGGCTCAAACCACTTTGCCGAAAATGGTGCATACTCAAAAAAATGTGAAGATTGCGGATTTACATATTACGACAATCCCAAAGCGGCAACAGTTGCAATAATAGTAAACAGCAATAACGAGATATTGGTATGTCGCAGAGCCAAAGAACCTGCAAAAGGAACACTCGACCTACCGGGCGGATTTACCGATATTGGGGAGAGTGCCGAAGAGGGTGTAATTCGCGAAGTAAAAGAGGAGACAGGATTAGATGTATGCGAAGTAAAATTTCTCTTCTCCAAACCAAATATATACCCATTCTCGGGGATGATAGTAAACACAATGGATCTCTTCTTCTTATGCAAGGTCAAAACAACAGAGGGACTAATAGCCAATGATGATGTAGCAGAGACTCGCTTCATACCAATCAAAGAGCTTTCGCCCGAAGACTTTGGACTACGCTCAATAAGAGAAGCAATAGCTGATATTAAGTTGTTAGTTTTTAGTTGTTAG
- the mutS gene encoding DNA mismatch repair protein MutS: MAGKIAETPLMKQYIEMKGKHPDAILLFRVGDFYETFSNDAIEASEILGITLTRRANGAAQFVELAGFPHHALDVYLPKLVRAGKRVAICEQLEDPKLTKKLVKRGITELVTPGVSINDNVLNHKENNFVAALYFERHSCGVSLLDISTGEFLTAEGSFDHIDKLLNSFAPKEILIERGKRDMFTSKFGYKFLIFELDDWIFTTDAARERLLKHFETKNLKGFGVEHLKLGVIAAGAILHYLDITQHTQISHITTLTRVEEERYVRLDKFTLRSLELLAPMNEGGKSLLDIIDKTLTPMGSRMMRRWVTFPLKDINAINQRLDVVDHLFRSPEDKEALEEKMSLIGDMERLTSKVAVGRVTPREMIQLRVALAAIEPIKAICTNSQNPVLAHFAKELELCEEIRNRIEKEIMQDAPSLINKGGIIREGVNQELDELRKMSGSGKEYLLHIQQRESEATGIPSLKISYNNVFGYYIEVRNTHKEKVPEGWIRKQTLTNAERYITQELKEYEEKILGAEEKILAIESRLFNELVQATTLHISAMQRNATMLAQLDCLISFATTAKENKYIRPVLDDSLTLYIEEGRHPVIEKQLPVGEEYITNTLKLDNENEQIMIITGPNMAGKSALLRQTALITIMAQIGCFVPAQSARIGIVDKVFTRVGASDNISLGESTFMVEMNEAAYILNNISERSLVLFDELGRGTSTYDGISIAWAIVEHIHENEKAKAKTLFATHYHELNEMEKEFSRIVNYNVSVKEVDNKVVFLRKLVRGGSEHSFGIHVAKMAGMPRNIVGRADEILKELEKGSENRNITKPIPAAAKAGGMQLSLYQLDDPVLSDIRKEILGLDINNLTPVEALNKLNDIKKILLGR; encoded by the coding sequence ATGGCAGGGAAAATAGCAGAAACGCCACTAATGAAACAGTATATCGAGATGAAGGGTAAACACCCCGATGCTATACTGCTTTTTAGAGTGGGCGACTTTTATGAAACATTCTCGAACGATGCAATAGAGGCATCCGAGATATTAGGAATAACACTAACCCGACGAGCAAACGGAGCAGCACAATTTGTTGAGTTAGCAGGATTTCCACACCACGCATTAGACGTATATCTGCCAAAACTTGTAAGAGCAGGAAAACGAGTTGCCATCTGCGAACAACTCGAAGATCCCAAACTAACAAAAAAATTGGTAAAGAGAGGTATTACCGAGTTGGTAACACCGGGAGTATCAATTAACGACAATGTTCTAAACCACAAAGAGAATAACTTTGTGGCAGCACTATATTTTGAACGTCACTCATGCGGAGTATCACTGCTCGATATATCAACAGGAGAGTTCTTAACAGCAGAGGGAAGTTTTGACCATATCGATAAACTTCTAAACAGTTTTGCTCCAAAAGAGATATTAATTGAGCGTGGCAAACGCGATATGTTCACTTCAAAATTCGGATACAAATTTTTAATCTTTGAATTAGATGACTGGATATTTACAACCGATGCCGCAAGAGAACGCCTGCTAAAACATTTTGAAACAAAGAACCTAAAAGGATTTGGAGTTGAACATCTAAAATTAGGGGTAATAGCAGCAGGAGCAATTCTTCACTATTTAGATATAACACAACATACACAAATATCACATATAACTACCCTCACAAGAGTTGAAGAGGAACGCTACGTAAGACTTGATAAATTTACACTTCGTAGCCTTGAACTTCTCGCTCCAATGAACGAAGGAGGTAAATCGTTGTTAGATATAATAGACAAGACACTAACCCCAATGGGCAGTCGCATGATGCGCCGTTGGGTAACATTCCCGCTAAAAGATATAAATGCAATCAATCAACGATTAGATGTGGTAGATCATCTTTTCCGTTCACCAGAGGACAAAGAGGCACTTGAAGAGAAGATGTCGCTAATAGGCGATATGGAACGCCTAACCTCAAAAGTTGCCGTAGGAAGAGTAACCCCAAGAGAGATGATACAATTGCGAGTTGCACTCGCAGCAATAGAGCCAATAAAGGCAATATGCACAAATAGCCAAAACCCGGTTCTGGCACACTTTGCAAAGGAGCTGGAACTATGCGAGGAGATACGCAACCGTATTGAAAAAGAGATAATGCAAGATGCCCCCTCGCTAATAAACAAAGGCGGTATCATACGCGAAGGTGTAAACCAAGAGTTAGACGAACTTCGCAAGATGTCAGGCTCAGGCAAAGAGTATCTTCTACACATACAACAACGCGAAAGCGAAGCAACAGGTATTCCATCACTAAAGATAAGTTATAACAACGTATTCGGATACTACATAGAGGTACGCAACACCCACAAAGAGAAAGTACCCGAAGGGTGGATACGCAAACAAACCCTAACCAATGCCGAGCGTTACATAACCCAAGAGTTAAAAGAGTACGAAGAGAAGATATTAGGCGCAGAAGAGAAGATATTGGCAATAGAGAGCCGACTATTCAATGAGTTGGTACAAGCAACCACGCTACACATAAGTGCCATGCAACGCAACGCCACAATGTTAGCACAATTAGATTGCCTAATATCATTTGCCACAACAGCAAAAGAGAACAAATATATACGCCCAGTTCTTGATGACTCATTAACACTATACATTGAAGAGGGACGCCATCCGGTAATAGAGAAACAACTCCCCGTAGGAGAAGAGTATATCACAAACACTCTCAAACTCGACAATGAGAATGAGCAGATAATGATAATTACCGGTCCGAATATGGCAGGTAAATCGGCACTTCTCCGCCAAACAGCCCTTATAACCATAATGGCACAGATAGGTTGTTTTGTTCCTGCACAATCGGCACGCATTGGAATAGTAGATAAGGTATTTACCAGAGTTGGAGCATCAGATAATATATCACTCGGAGAATCAACCTTTATGGTTGAGATGAACGAGGCAGCATATATCCTCAACAATATATCCGAGAGAAGTCTTGTTCTATTTGATGAGTTAGGAAGAGGAACAAGTACCTACGATGGAATATCAATAGCATGGGCAATAGTTGAACATATACACGAAAACGAAAAGGCAAAGGCAAAAACCCTCTTTGCAACCCACTACCACGAGTTAAACGAAATGGAGAAGGAATTTTCGCGAATAGTCAATTACAATGTATCGGTAAAAGAGGTTGACAACAAAGTGGTATTCCTACGCAAATTGGTACGCGGTGGAAGCGAACACAGTTTTGGTATTCACGTTGCAAAGATGGCAGGAATGCCACGCAATATCGTTGGACGTGCTGATGAGATACTAAAAGAGTTAGAGAAGGGTAGCGAGAACAGAAACATAACAAAACCCATACCTGCGGCGGCAAAAGCAGGAGGAATGCAACTATCGCTATACCAATTAGATGATCCTGTACTATCAGATATACGCAAAGAGATATTAGGATTAGATATTAACAATCTTACACCCGTTGAGGCACTCAACAAACTAAATGATATAAAAAAAATACTATTAGGACGATAA
- a CDS encoding U32 family peptidase gives MLQRKDFEIMAPVGSYESLTAAIQGGADSVYFGVEGLNMRSRSSNNFTLDDLRNIAEICNQNGIKTYLTVNTVIYDGDLELMRKIIDTVKESGVSAIIASDVAAMSYANSIGVEVHLSTQLNISNAEALKFYAQFADVVVLARELNLDQVSGIYRRIQDENIVGPKGEQVRIEMFAHGALCMAVSGKCYLSLHEMNHSANRGSCLQICRRGYTVKDKESNIELDIENQYIMSPKDLKTIHFMNKMIDSGVRVFKIEGRARSAEYVRTVVECYREAVESYIDGTFSEEKIAGWDTRLATVFNRGFWNGYYLGQRLGEWSSSYGSEATERKEYIGKGTKYFSNIGVAEFLMESGEINEGDKLLITGPTTGAITIEAKDMRVNFKPATKIVKGDLFSIAVGTKIRPSDKLFKIVQVDKK, from the coding sequence ATGTTACAACGCAAAGATTTTGAAATAATGGCTCCAGTAGGCTCATACGAGTCGCTAACAGCAGCAATACAAGGAGGAGCAGATTCGGTCTATTTTGGAGTAGAGGGATTGAATATGCGTTCACGTTCATCAAACAACTTCACACTTGATGACCTACGCAACATAGCAGAAATATGCAACCAAAACGGTATAAAAACTTATCTGACCGTAAACACCGTAATATATGACGGAGACCTTGAGTTGATGCGAAAAATCATCGACACAGTAAAAGAGTCGGGAGTAAGTGCAATAATAGCATCAGACGTAGCGGCAATGAGTTATGCCAACTCAATAGGCGTAGAGGTACACCTATCAACACAGCTCAATATATCAAATGCTGAGGCACTAAAATTCTATGCCCAATTTGCCGATGTAGTGGTATTGGCTCGAGAGTTAAACCTCGACCAAGTATCGGGAATCTACCGCAGAATACAAGACGAGAACATAGTTGGACCTAAAGGAGAGCAGGTACGAATAGAGATGTTTGCACACGGAGCCCTTTGTATGGCAGTATCAGGCAAATGCTACTTAAGTCTGCACGAAATGAATCACTCGGCAAACAGAGGCTCATGCCTACAAATATGCCGCAGAGGTTACACAGTAAAAGACAAAGAGAGCAACATTGAATTGGATATAGAGAATCAATATATAATGTCGCCCAAAGACCTTAAAACAATCCACTTCATGAACAAAATGATTGATTCGGGAGTAAGAGTATTTAAGATTGAAGGTCGTGCCAGAAGTGCCGAATATGTGCGTACAGTTGTAGAGTGCTATCGCGAAGCAGTTGAGAGTTACATTGACGGAACATTCAGCGAAGAGAAGATTGCAGGTTGGGACACCCGTTTAGCAACCGTATTCAACAGAGGATTCTGGAACGGATACTATCTTGGACAACGCTTGGGTGAGTGGTCATCAAGTTACGGAAGCGAAGCAACCGAGCGAAAAGAGTACATAGGAAAAGGAACAAAATACTTCTCAAATATAGGAGTAGCCGAGTTCTTGATGGAGAGTGGCGAGATTAACGAAGGAGATAAATTATTGATAACAGGCCCTACAACAGGAGCCATAACAATAGAGGCAAAAGATATGCGAGTAAACTTTAAACCTGCCACTAAGATTGTAAAAGGCGACCTCTTCTCAATAGCAGTAGGCACCAAAATACGCCCATCTGACAAACTATTCAAAATAGTACAAGTAGATAAGAAGTAG
- a CDS encoding TonB-dependent receptor has protein sequence MKRFYYLILFILIVPFAVFAEETISYVTETPTDANISGHVLSLSTKEHLPYIIVEVKGTSFYTKTDRTGHYFFRNLPVGNYVIEVSGMGYKSESRSVEIIANKTQEINFSLEDMYEELEQIVVSANRGELKRQNASSMVNILTSKTLDLVSAPTLSCGLNYQPGIRVEDNCQNCGFMQVRINGLDGHYSQILMNSRPIFSALTGVYGLEQIPANMIERVEVIRGGGSALFGSSAIGGTINIITKEPTESSAEVSHSLTSIGISNALDNNTTFNASLVNDNYKMGLTIYGQSRKRDYYDYDGDGFCEIPEINGKTIGLSSYIRTGDFGRVNLQYHSINEFRRGGDAFDLPPHEAMIAEQTDHTINGGELSYDLFFNENRHKLSVYTSFQTTKRDSYYGAKQDPNAYGKTSDVVSVTGAQYSYKFDKLWFLPSELMVGGEYSYNKLIDNFTGYDHYVKQKVNIGSVFLQNEWRDDKWGFLVGVRMDKHNLVDKPIFSPRVNLRYNPIANVNLRLTYSSGFRAPQAFDEDFHVAVVGGDRVVTVLDPNLKEERSNSLSFSADMYKNFGRVRTNLMVELFYTDLKDAFALLKTEEQDAKGNTVMVRYNGSGARVAGGTIEGKIGILPIFQIQGSATIQYSGYKQLEYWSENPDVPPVRKMFRSPNAYGYIMGVYNPIPALTLSVSGTATGAMMVQHCEGSGTDIDRAERTSPFFDVNFKVAYDFKIWRSATLQLNAAIMNIFNSYQKDFDQGPDRDSGYIYGPALPRSITVGVKVSI, from the coding sequence ATGAAAAGATTTTACTATTTGATTCTATTTATTCTAATAGTTCCTTTTGCTGTTTTTGCTGAGGAGACTATTAGTTACGTAACAGAGACACCTACTGATGCTAATATATCGGGCCACGTTTTAAGTTTGTCAACAAAGGAACATCTGCCTTATATTATAGTGGAGGTAAAGGGTACAAGTTTTTATACCAAAACCGATAGAACAGGTCACTACTTCTTTAGAAATCTTCCTGTTGGCAATTATGTGATTGAGGTTAGCGGAATGGGATATAAGAGTGAGAGTAGAAGTGTTGAGATTATTGCTAATAAAACTCAGGAGATTAACTTTTCTCTTGAGGATATGTATGAGGAACTTGAGCAGATTGTTGTTTCAGCAAATAGGGGCGAACTCAAAAGACAGAATGCCTCTTCGATGGTAAATATTCTTACAAGCAAAACGCTTGATTTGGTATCTGCTCCTACCCTCTCGTGTGGACTAAACTATCAACCAGGTATCAGAGTTGAGGATAATTGTCAGAATTGTGGTTTTATGCAGGTCAGAATTAATGGTCTTGATGGTCACTATTCGCAGATACTTATGAACTCTCGCCCTATTTTTTCTGCTCTTACTGGTGTTTATGGACTTGAACAGATTCCTGCAAATATGATTGAGCGTGTTGAGGTAATTCGTGGAGGAGGTTCTGCTCTGTTTGGCTCTTCTGCCATAGGTGGTACAATAAATATAATTACAAAAGAGCCTACTGAGAGTAGTGCCGAAGTTTCTCATTCGCTTACATCTATTGGCATATCTAATGCTCTTGATAATAATACCACTTTTAATGCTTCTCTTGTAAATGATAATTATAAGATGGGTTTAACTATTTATGGTCAGAGTCGTAAGCGTGACTACTATGATTATGATGGTGATGGATTTTGTGAAATCCCAGAGATTAACGGAAAAACTATTGGTTTAAGTTCTTATATACGAACTGGTGATTTTGGAAGGGTAAATCTTCAATACCATAGTATAAATGAGTTTCGCCGTGGTGGTGATGCTTTTGATCTACCGCCCCATGAGGCTATGATTGCTGAACAGACCGATCACACTATCAATGGGGGTGAGTTAAGTTACGACCTCTTTTTCAATGAAAACAGGCATAAATTGAGTGTTTATACCTCATTTCAAACAACTAAAAGAGATAGTTATTATGGTGCAAAACAAGATCCTAATGCTTATGGTAAGACCAGCGACGTTGTTTCTGTAACTGGTGCTCAATATAGTTACAAGTTTGATAAACTGTGGTTTCTCCCATCAGAACTTATGGTTGGTGGTGAGTATAGTTATAATAAACTTATAGATAATTTTACGGGCTATGACCACTATGTAAAACAGAAAGTAAATATTGGTAGCGTTTTTCTTCAAAACGAGTGGAGAGATGATAAGTGGGGTTTTCTTGTGGGTGTTCGTATGGATAAACATAACTTGGTTGATAAACCTATATTCTCGCCACGTGTTAATTTACGATACAATCCAATTGCCAATGTTAATTTGCGTTTGACCTACTCTTCAGGATTTAGAGCCCCTCAGGCTTTTGATGAGGATTTCCATGTGGCTGTTGTTGGTGGTGATAGGGTTGTAACGGTTTTGGATCCTAATTTAAAAGAGGAGCGCTCTAATAGTCTGTCATTCTCTGCTGATATGTATAAAAACTTTGGTAGAGTGCGTACTAATTTGATGGTGGAGTTGTTTTACACCGATTTAAAAGATGCTTTTGCTCTTCTTAAAACTGAGGAGCAGGATGCAAAAGGTAATACCGTTATGGTGCGTTATAATGGCTCTGGTGCAAGAGTTGCTGGTGGAACAATTGAGGGTAAAATTGGTATTCTTCCAATTTTTCAGATTCAAGGCTCGGCAACTATTCAGTATAGTGGTTATAAACAGTTGGAGTATTGGAGCGAGAATCCTGATGTTCCGCCTGTGCGAAAGATGTTTCGTTCGCCAAATGCCTATGGTTATATAATGGGAGTTTATAATCCTATACCTGCTCTTACGCTATCGGTAAGCGGTACTGCTACGGGAGCGATGATGGTACAACATTGCGAGGGCTCAGGAACAGATATTGATAGGGCTGAGCGTACATCTCCTTTCTTTGATGTAAACTTTAAGGTTGCATACGATTTTAAGATATGGCGTAGTGCAACTTTGCAGTTAAATGCTGCTATAATGAATATCTTTAACTCGTACCAGAAAGATTTTGATCAAGGTCCTGACAGAGATTCAGGTTATATCTATGGCCCTGCTCTGCCTCGTAGTATTACTGTGGGTGTTAAGGTTAGTATATAA